A single genomic interval of Lynx canadensis isolate LIC74 chromosome A2, mLynCan4.pri.v2, whole genome shotgun sequence harbors:
- the CA2H19orf53 gene encoding leydig cell tumor 10 kDa protein homolog, whose product MAQGQRKFQARKPGKSKAAAAASERNRGPRKGGRVIAPKKARIVQQRKLKKDLEVGIRKKIEHDVVMKASTSLPKKLALLKASAKKKEAASSSSTKTPS is encoded by the exons ATGGCGCAGGGGCAGCGCAAGTTCCAGGCGCGGAAGCCGGGGAAGAGcaaggcggcggcggcggcctccGAGCGGAACCGAGGCCCGAGGAAGGGTG GTCGTGTCATCGCCCCCAAGAAGGCACGCATCGTGCAGCAGCGAAAGCTCAAGAAG GACCTGGAGGTCGGGATCCGGAAGAAGATCGAACATGACGTGGTCATGAAAGCCAGCACCAGCCTGCCCAAGAAGCTGGCGCTGTTGAAGGCCTCTGCCAAGAAGAAGGAGgcagcctcttcctcctccaccaagACACCTTCCTAA